In a genomic window of Tripterygium wilfordii isolate XIE 37 chromosome 8, ASM1340144v1, whole genome shotgun sequence:
- the LOC120003512 gene encoding BON1-associated protein 2-like encodes MATLLRSLEITVLSAENLQKDGKSIKKNTFAVVKIDPFNCHSTKIDKEGGSYPSWNDKLVMELPMHERFVTLEVHCKNSNNSSRIIGTARMPISDISGEYYTPLDYLHFLSYRLRDDKGERNGIINVSVRAKVPEFNHACSKTASLSLGPRLGLPIGGYINHGVVTGVPVRRGYRA; translated from the coding sequence ATGGCAACTTTGTTACGTAGCTTGGAAATCACGGTATTATCCGCAGAAAAcctacaaaaagatggaaaatcAATCAAGAAGAACACGTTCGCGGTCGTAAAAATCGATCCTTTTAACTGTCATTCAACAAAGATTGACAAAGAAGGAGGAAGCTACCCTTCGTGGAACGATAAGTTGGTGATGGAGTTGCCAATGCATGAGCGTTTTGTAACGCTGGAGGTGCACTGCAAGAATAGTAACAATAGCAGCAGGATCATAGGGACAGCTAGGATGCCGATTTCAGATATCTCCGGGGAGTACTATACACCGTTGgattatttacattttttgagttatagATTAAGGGACGACAAGGGGGAGAGAAATGGTATTATCAATGTTTCGGTGAGAGCTAAAGTGCCAGAGTTTAACCATGCGTGTTCAAAAACGGCGTCGTTGTCGTTGGGACCGAGACTGGGGTTGCCCATCGGAGGCTATATTAATCATGGTGTAGTGACTGGTGTTCCTGTTCGGCGTGGTTATCGTGCTTAA